Proteins encoded within one genomic window of bacterium:
- a CDS encoding site-specific DNA-methyltransferase, translating into MSNVFDRASISDRFDLSERIVLCHADCMELLKQVPDEAMQLIVTSPPYNIGKEYEKRLNLEAYLKQQAVVIEECVRTLSPQGSICWQVGNYVDNGSIIPLDTVLYPVFSKLGLKMRNRIVWHFGHGLHCSKRFSGRYETIVWFTKSDHYTFNLDPVRVPQKYPGKKHFKGPHAGQLSGNPKGKNPTDLWVIPNVKSNHVEKTEHPCQFPVELIERLVLSMTNHDDWVLDPFLGTGTTIIAAIRHGRRGAGAEIMPQYVQIARERIEQQIDGTLRTRPMDRPVYDPQKAGNPPNEIDANRDELGRGVL; encoded by the coding sequence GTGTCAAACGTGTTCGATCGTGCCAGCATATCTGACAGATTTGACCTGTCAGAGCGCATTGTGCTTTGCCACGCAGACTGCATGGAACTGCTGAAGCAAGTCCCGGATGAGGCCATGCAACTCATAGTCACTTCCCCGCCATATAACATCGGCAAAGAGTATGAAAAAAGGCTAAATCTCGAGGCCTATCTCAAGCAACAGGCAGTAGTTATTGAGGAATGCGTCCGCACGTTGTCGCCCCAAGGCAGCATTTGCTGGCAGGTAGGTAATTACGTGGATAATGGATCAATTATCCCACTTGACACTGTTCTATACCCTGTTTTCAGCAAGCTAGGATTGAAGATGCGCAATCGGATTGTCTGGCATTTCGGTCATGGGCTTCACTGCAGCAAGCGCTTCTCGGGTCGATACGAGACGATAGTGTGGTTCACAAAGTCGGACCATTACACGTTCAATCTGGACCCTGTCCGGGTCCCACAGAAGTATCCGGGCAAAAAGCATTTCAAGGGCCCTCACGCTGGGCAGCTGTCCGGTAATCCGAAGGGCAAAAACCCCACCGACCTATGGGTCATACCCAATGTCAAGAGCAACCACGTGGAGAAAACCGAGCATCCGTGCCAGTTCCCCGTTGAACTGATCGAGCGACTCGTTCTGTCCATGACCAATCACGACGATTGGGTGCTTGATCCTTTTTTGGGGACTGGAACTACCATAATCGCCGCCATTCGGCACGGTCGCAGGGGTGCTGGGGCGGAAATAATGCCCCAATATGTTCAAATCGCTCGCGAGAGAATTGAGCAGCAGATTGACGGCACTTTGCGGACACGCCCAATGGACAGGCCGGTTTACGATCCCCAGAAAGCCGGAAATCCTCCCAATGAAATCGATGCAAACCGAGATGAGCTCGGGCGTGGGGTATTATGA